A portion of the Pectobacterium brasiliense genome contains these proteins:
- a CDS encoding beta-propeller fold lactonase family protein — translation MTFSRSKSGSGLTRTPRQAWVLEPRMMFDAAAVVTAVDVAAAVAATDTAPGVDATPVKATVTITDSSDSFQPVDLFSDVRVSADKNGQELKDLVITVNRTGANQALVIDGTEITLESGNGAKTTAGAGQYSYTVAVSGATTIVTVSIASSEAFEPNDVAKLIDGIAYKPLDNTVAGGDVVVTLKSLSDEGGTSTDTADLNIHATVTIDSKINVAPVISGETLLEAESLTTGTDVAYSADGKQAYIAGLDNTLTIFTVGESGHLTQKQSLTVENLGHVNHMVVSADGKSLYTISSNGNLMQFSLQNGMPSHTATISVGAGSNGGLAIADDGSQIYVDASSSYGREVFVYQRNTETGELTHTDSLRHRNGVIATAGEYVYIAHSGAIINDNHELQVYQRDSAGKLTLLGSISLEIKGQDPVDYAMAASNDGKSVYIANPKTNDITLYRVGSDNALTLVNTFSTPPVGSLVLNAEGTRLYAAATDGMVSAYAVSSAGALTLVGQAAGSTTGGDLALSQDGRSLLVAGEGVSRYSTLLTQISGSDAMIASGITLSDANFDALNAGNGNYGGMQLIVSRDGGASDKDIFNFSNTNDLRLENEQILQGDRAIATFSQSGGILTIAFLPGTSRAEANAVLHQVTYQNTDTVAGGSVVTLSLRANDGKVDSLPVMLAVLVTTNTAPILTVEAASLSNYDTTATVVKVFTNTQITAGEAGQKILDVRLNIGGLKDAANEFLVIDGARIDLTQSNSGKTASGYTYTYTLNDGSGTLEIHHATGMTMAAAQALINDVAYTNETTQATAGIRTVTLVSLRDDGGVAEQGVDTASLNVTATLTLAINNAPTIQTDIPVDPNLYYSDGLLTGYDSHVSSIVLSDDGRTLLVIGTTAANYGGDARVSLYQRDPDTGKLTLLQRLVPGTDDGDASNGTEVSGLIGRAAVFSDDGSTVYLSANSEVLVFSKDANTGMLSLTARVDGLAGNVMKLARSDDGKSLYALTAGTLYHYTIGDSGTLSNSATFTQVDGTTPIGLSVDASGTVYVLGNSGKITIYTTAANGAVSYAGQLARGSDGVTLTYTDSEGNQKSAGTLATSNELNHANSAFTVTDEGYIYVVTSNVGNRLTVLHYDSSTNAVSRVEALTFSNPWGVTASADGKTLYVGSNNGAVTVYAIGSDGKLTQTGTLAAGRPVTTLTLSEDGKSLYTGARFFNTGVMISSAAAHATYSQTAEMPFATSVTLSDQDLDAADDYKGVTITVSRNGDASTNDHFAFQSGGDLTLSGSEIQYQGATIATFSGSEGALTIVFTESVTKAVVNQVLHQVTYRNEGDTAGAAISLKIGFSDGSKDTSLLLMMVPNKAPVVDNVEYTPPSATAGQSYTEELPANLFRGPENGAITWQVNGLPAGLTFDPETRTISGTPAINGAGTFAITVVVSGESGAQAEQTLTLSIASDPAQVPTIGGESSALQSIGTLDGYDSNSYVDVLNGVKDSELSSDGKTLYVVSSPESGSAVLSVFVRDAEGKFTLSKTFFNYRSVYNEETEQNDKIVDHAGLAGASDVTLSADGQYLYVVGSEGNAVTIFRVGSDGELTQAVVLDSAALGEHSLDVRSHIVSQGDYLYLTAAQSGSDNDSRSVLVFKRGTDGTLAAVSQADNLIGASRLVLDPDGRYLFVSGSGDTVGVTGFRIDAEGKLTQVSQIRAEGDDLYYINSLALSPDGKTLYTINADGIQYTLNTITVGADGALSLTGTTSITDDGGDTGEGLATGLVVSADGTALFVIGKNITVFSRAEDGSLTLKDTISGSWDSPINLFFSDLQQVELSANGKQLYLIGGDKVHVLNVGTAGATYTEGNDATVLLPSGRLSDPQLDALNSGVGNYNGASITVSRQEGGRPEDTFGLKADNGLTLDGDNILKGDVAIATFTQVDGVLTVTFTASVTQADAQNVLRQITYHNTSQDPEQAGSSPAFTFSMNDGDNNTTSMDITVNLIGVNDPSTLTTTVLNPQIPGNGEFVKLFKDTHVDTIESGQTIWQVVLTFDVSGPNETISVDGSTIVLEKSNGTPRTASDLQYSVDVKDGKATVLLYVGRDASGTAAIIDSIGYNYLGSNPSGERHVTLMIKENNYNGSAPETTLDQAITLTLVPEAETNTAPVITIPGTTPAYTERADPIVLAPDATVSDAQMDKLNGGKGNYDGATLKITLGDGKTALDKLGFSAENGLTLSGDTLQKDGVTIGQVSNQDGVLTIRFNANAGTIPTTEDVQNTLRQITYASDSRTPAAQVAVTVTLSDRYLDSQVTTLLVAITAINDTPVVANDPVLSADELRLVNTYTAISGLGTVTAAARTTDGLALYVSDDKGAIALFQRDANSGELTYVRTFAAAEGVTGISQLQVSAEGNSVYALRADGNAIVWFSRDANGELTHKVTIASDYNIDNGNLNNIKGIALSDDGKNLYLINSYSDQLAYFSRDTATGALTYVEALGGDMNNPPYLWAPTSILSRGNLLFVTTAINDTSAVIVYQRDDSGKLTPLGHVRDFTDAAGNTVALSGLEQLTVSADGRSIFVASAGQIDAFTLDTVTGTFTHIARVAAEGTVSDIALSADARVLYVTQSDGALTRYVLNGQTLTKLDTLKNADTGFAHLLPVDGGLITLGNGVSVLDESSRLPVYRVDGPAIIVAPSIVLSDAELDALNGGAGNYQGASITLQRGDVASAGDRFDFTAGNGFTLANGVISKDGQAVATFTQADGKLTVAFTAAISRADATALARQISWATSAPLTGDSASLTLVLNDGAADSAAQALGVTLSREVNLPPVGHADQFTPPTAQAGTHWSYTLPGTLFTDPENNALTFTVDDAQLPEGVRFDSATRTFSGTPSAAGLFNLTITATDSAGNATAMNVALTVNAASTPVDPGTPDPGTPTEPVNPDNTATAAPVILVQQGASLPVDSSEREREQPLETIVADLSRPEAQPLPNNIVTEPVRQRDANTARQSDAPWVLDPVMSSLMPTLEQVNFSSRAEASTRDNAALRPADSNLFLSARGQTTALESAFSSVQGALQPDASGVLAFSLPQRMFSVREGNATLTLQLANGRPLPAWVQFDARNGVVRITDASAVQVNQIQLALKAQAADGTSRIVPITLQTGQGDGAERATDRGAMQLPVHSDALPAENRDAERLAPAGKTAFTEQLRQHQPEQDALLAALSELSSLRA, via the coding sequence ATGACTTTTTCCCGCTCAAAATCTGGTTCAGGCTTAACGCGCACGCCGCGTCAGGCGTGGGTATTGGAACCGCGCATGATGTTTGATGCTGCTGCTGTGGTCACGGCAGTGGATGTGGCGGCGGCCGTCGCGGCAACGGACACCGCACCCGGCGTCGATGCCACACCCGTTAAAGCAACGGTCACCATCACCGACAGCAGCGACAGCTTCCAACCGGTCGATCTGTTCAGCGACGTTCGCGTATCGGCAGATAAAAACGGGCAGGAACTGAAAGATCTGGTGATTACCGTTAACCGCACGGGCGCGAATCAGGCATTAGTCATTGATGGCACTGAAATTACATTAGAGTCTGGTAATGGTGCAAAAACGACTGCTGGTGCTGGTCAATATAGCTATACCGTTGCTGTCAGTGGCGCGACGACAATCGTCACCGTTAGCATTGCTTCATCTGAAGCGTTTGAACCGAATGACGTCGCTAAGCTGATCGACGGCATTGCCTATAAACCACTAGACAACACTGTGGCAGGCGGTGACGTGGTGGTGACGCTGAAAAGCCTGAGCGATGAGGGCGGTACTAGCACAGATACTGCCGATCTGAATATTCACGCTACCGTTACCATCGACAGCAAAATTAACGTGGCACCGGTGATATCTGGCGAAACTTTACTGGAAGCGGAGTCATTAACGACTGGGACGGACGTTGCTTATTCCGCTGATGGTAAACAGGCTTATATCGCCGGTTTGGATAATACGCTGACCATCTTTACCGTGGGCGAATCTGGGCATCTGACGCAAAAACAAAGCCTGACGGTTGAAAATCTGGGGCATGTTAATCATATGGTGGTCAGTGCAGACGGTAAGTCGCTCTATACCATATCGAGCAATGGCAACCTGATGCAATTTAGCCTTCAGAACGGCATGCCCAGCCATACTGCGACGATTTCTGTCGGAGCCGGGTCGAACGGCGGGTTAGCGATAGCCGATGACGGTTCGCAGATTTATGTGGATGCCAGTAGCAGCTATGGTCGCGAAGTGTTTGTCTATCAGCGCAATACTGAAACTGGCGAGTTAACCCATACCGATTCGCTCCGTCATCGTAATGGTGTGATCGCGACAGCGGGCGAGTATGTCTACATTGCGCACAGCGGGGCGATAATTAACGACAATCATGAGTTGCAAGTCTACCAGCGTGATAGCGCAGGTAAATTGACTCTGCTGGGGAGTATCTCACTTGAAATAAAGGGACAAGATCCCGTTGATTACGCGATGGCGGCATCGAACGATGGGAAGTCTGTTTATATCGCAAATCCAAAAACCAACGATATTACGCTCTACCGCGTTGGGAGTGATAATGCGTTGACGCTGGTTAATACATTCAGCACCCCTCCTGTAGGCAGTTTGGTACTCAATGCTGAGGGAACGCGGTTATATGCTGCGGCGACAGACGGCATGGTTTCCGCTTACGCTGTTTCATCAGCGGGGGCTTTAACCTTGGTGGGCCAGGCGGCAGGAAGTACCACTGGTGGGGATCTCGCGTTATCGCAGGATGGTCGCTCTTTACTCGTTGCGGGTGAGGGGGTCAGCCGTTATTCAACGTTATTGACGCAAATAAGTGGCTCGGATGCGATGATCGCCTCCGGGATAACCTTGTCGGATGCCAATTTCGATGCTCTGAATGCGGGAAATGGAAACTATGGTGGTATGCAACTGATCGTCTCTCGTGACGGTGGTGCATCAGACAAGGATATCTTTAATTTCAGCAACACTAACGATCTGCGGCTGGAGAACGAGCAGATTCTTCAGGGCGATCGCGCTATTGCCACGTTCAGCCAGAGCGGAGGTATTCTGACGATCGCGTTTCTGCCTGGAACAAGCCGGGCGGAGGCAAATGCGGTTTTACATCAGGTCACCTACCAGAATACCGATACAGTGGCGGGTGGTTCCGTGGTGACGCTGTCTCTACGGGCGAACGACGGTAAAGTCGATAGCCTGCCCGTGATGCTGGCGGTGCTGGTGACAACCAATACGGCACCGATACTGACTGTAGAAGCTGCATCACTCTCAAACTACGACACGACGGCGACAGTGGTCAAGGTATTCACCAATACGCAGATTACAGCGGGTGAAGCAGGGCAAAAGATCTTGGATGTCAGACTGAATATTGGTGGTCTGAAAGATGCGGCCAATGAATTCTTAGTTATTGATGGCGCAAGAATTGATCTTACTCAGTCAAACTCAGGGAAAACGGCAAGCGGCTATACCTACACCTATACGTTAAATGATGGCAGTGGGACGCTGGAGATTCACCATGCAACTGGCATGACGATGGCAGCGGCTCAGGCATTGATCAACGATGTTGCCTATACCAATGAGACAACACAGGCGACGGCGGGTATCCGTACCGTGACGCTTGTGAGCCTGCGAGACGATGGTGGCGTGGCAGAGCAGGGGGTGGATACGGCCTCCCTTAATGTTACCGCGACACTGACGTTAGCCATTAACAACGCACCGACCATCCAGACCGATATCCCGGTCGATCCTAATTTGTATTACTCCGACGGCTTGCTTACCGGTTATGACAGTCATGTCAGCAGTATTGTGCTGTCCGATGATGGTCGCACTCTACTGGTGATTGGCACAACAGCCGCCAATTATGGTGGCGATGCGCGGGTAAGCCTCTACCAGCGCGACCCCGATACAGGGAAATTAACGTTATTACAGCGCCTCGTTCCGGGAACGGATGATGGTGATGCGAGCAATGGGACGGAGGTCAGCGGGCTTATCGGACGCGCGGCCGTTTTCTCCGATGATGGTTCCACCGTTTATCTGAGCGCAAATTCGGAAGTTCTGGTATTCAGCAAAGATGCCAACACGGGCATGTTAAGCCTGACCGCGCGCGTTGACGGGCTAGCAGGCAATGTGATGAAGCTGGCCCGTTCGGATGATGGGAAAAGTTTGTATGCGCTTACGGCGGGCACGTTGTACCACTACACCATTGGTGATAGTGGCACATTGAGCAATTCCGCGACGTTTACTCAGGTTGATGGCACAACGCCGATTGGTTTGTCTGTTGATGCCAGCGGTACCGTTTATGTATTGGGTAACAGCGGCAAGATAACGATTTACACGACGGCGGCAAACGGTGCCGTGAGCTATGCCGGCCAACTGGCGCGTGGTAGTGACGGGGTTACGCTGACCTATACCGACAGTGAGGGGAACCAGAAAAGTGCCGGAACGTTAGCTACCAGTAATGAACTCAATCACGCCAATTCCGCTTTTACCGTGACGGATGAAGGGTATATCTACGTGGTCACCAGCAACGTGGGTAATCGACTCACTGTGCTGCATTACGATAGCTCGACGAACGCTGTCAGCCGGGTCGAGGCCCTGACGTTTAGCAACCCCTGGGGCGTGACTGCCTCTGCAGACGGTAAGACACTGTATGTCGGCAGCAATAACGGTGCCGTGACGGTTTACGCGATTGGTTCGGATGGTAAGCTCACGCAAACTGGGACGCTGGCGGCAGGGCGTCCTGTCACGACGCTGACGTTATCGGAAGACGGCAAATCGCTGTATACCGGCGCACGCTTTTTTAATACCGGCGTGATGATATCCAGCGCGGCGGCGCACGCGACCTATAGCCAGACGGCGGAGATGCCGTTTGCCACGAGCGTCACACTGTCAGATCAGGATTTGGATGCTGCCGATGACTACAAGGGCGTGACGATTACCGTTAGCCGTAATGGCGATGCATCGACAAATGACCATTTTGCGTTCCAGAGCGGCGGCGATCTTACGCTGTCCGGCAGCGAAATTCAGTATCAGGGGGCGACCATTGCCACCTTTAGCGGCAGCGAAGGTGCGCTGACGATTGTCTTTACCGAAAGCGTCACAAAAGCGGTAGTCAATCAGGTTCTGCATCAGGTGACCTACCGTAACGAGGGCGACACGGCAGGCGCAGCGATTTCGCTGAAGATCGGGTTCAGTGACGGGAGTAAAGATACCAGTCTGTTGCTGATGATGGTACCGAACAAAGCGCCTGTGGTGGATAACGTAGAGTACACCCCGCCGTCTGCGACGGCAGGGCAATCGTATACCGAAGAGCTGCCCGCTAATCTGTTCCGCGGGCCTGAGAATGGTGCGATAACGTGGCAGGTGAACGGCCTTCCTGCTGGATTAACCTTCGATCCTGAAACGCGTACGATTTCCGGTACGCCAGCGATCAATGGTGCAGGAACCTTTGCTATTACCGTCGTCGTGAGCGGTGAATCAGGCGCACAGGCAGAGCAAACGCTAACGCTGAGTATTGCATCCGATCCTGCGCAAGTCCCAACGATCGGCGGTGAATCCAGTGCCTTACAGAGTATCGGCACCCTTGATGGTTATGACTCCAATAGTTATGTGGATGTGCTTAACGGGGTGAAAGACAGCGAGCTCTCTTCGGATGGCAAAACGCTCTATGTCGTGAGTTCACCAGAGAGTGGTTCGGCAGTGCTGAGCGTCTTTGTGCGTGATGCGGAAGGTAAATTTACCCTGTCGAAGACCTTTTTCAACTATCGATCCGTTTATAACGAAGAGACGGAACAAAACGATAAGATTGTGGACCATGCCGGGCTGGCCGGCGCATCAGATGTCACTCTGTCTGCTGATGGACAGTACCTGTATGTGGTCGGCAGTGAAGGCAACGCGGTGACAATCTTCCGCGTTGGCAGTGACGGTGAACTGACGCAAGCCGTCGTCCTTGATTCGGCTGCTCTGGGGGAGCATTCGCTGGATGTACGTTCCCACATCGTTTCTCAAGGCGATTACCTCTATCTCACCGCTGCCCAGTCTGGCAGTGATAATGACAGTCGCAGCGTACTGGTGTTTAAGCGTGGGACAGACGGGACTCTGGCGGCGGTTTCTCAGGCCGATAATTTGATCGGCGCGAGCCGTCTTGTGCTTGATCCAGATGGGCGTTACCTGTTTGTGTCTGGTTCAGGCGATACAGTTGGTGTCACTGGGTTCCGTATTGATGCTGAAGGCAAGTTGACTCAGGTTTCCCAGATTCGTGCTGAAGGCGATGACCTGTACTACATCAATTCACTTGCTCTCTCACCTGATGGCAAAACCCTGTATACGATTAATGCTGATGGAATTCAGTACACGCTCAATACGATAACCGTGGGAGCCGATGGTGCGCTCTCGCTGACGGGTACAACGTCAATTACCGATGATGGAGGCGATACCGGTGAGGGGCTGGCTACGGGGCTGGTGGTTTCTGCCGATGGGACTGCGCTGTTTGTGATCGGTAAGAACATCACCGTCTTCTCCCGTGCCGAAGATGGCAGCCTGACGCTGAAGGACACGATCAGCGGCAGTTGGGATAGCCCAATCAATCTTTTCTTCTCTGATCTGCAACAGGTTGAACTGAGTGCAAACGGTAAACAGCTGTACCTGATTGGCGGCGATAAGGTTCATGTGCTGAATGTCGGTACGGCTGGCGCAACCTATACCGAAGGTAATGATGCTACGGTGCTGCTGCCATCAGGCCGCCTGTCCGATCCGCAGTTAGATGCGTTAAATAGCGGTGTGGGCAACTATAACGGTGCCAGCATCACGGTCAGCCGACAGGAAGGTGGGCGACCGGAAGATACCTTTGGCTTGAAGGCGGATAACGGTTTAACGCTTGATGGCGACAACATCCTAAAAGGTGACGTCGCGATTGCCACCTTTACGCAGGTTGATGGCGTGCTGACGGTGACCTTTACGGCATCGGTAACCCAAGCTGATGCACAGAACGTGTTGCGTCAGATCACCTATCACAACACCAGTCAGGATCCTGAACAGGCGGGCTCGTCGCCGGCATTCACCTTCAGCATGAATGACGGCGACAATAACACCACTAGCATGGATATCACCGTCAATCTCATCGGTGTGAACGATCCGTCAACGTTGACGACGACGGTGCTCAACCCACAGATTCCGGGCAACGGCGAGTTCGTTAAGCTGTTTAAAGATACGCATGTCGACACCATTGAGAGCGGGCAGACCATTTGGCAGGTGGTGCTGACATTTGATGTGTCAGGGCCAAATGAGACGATCAGCGTCGATGGCAGCACGATCGTGCTCGAAAAATCCAACGGGACGCCGCGTACCGCCAGCGATTTACAATATTCCGTTGATGTTAAGGACGGTAAAGCGACGGTTCTCCTGTATGTCGGGAGAGACGCGAGTGGAACCGCTGCGATTATTGACAGCATCGGCTACAACTATCTGGGCAGCAACCCGAGCGGGGAACGCCACGTTACCCTAATGATTAAGGAAAATAATTATAACGGCAGCGCACCAGAAACCACGTTGGATCAGGCGATTACGCTGACGCTGGTGCCTGAGGCAGAAACCAATACTGCACCGGTTATCACGATTCCGGGCACGACGCCGGCGTATACCGAACGTGCTGACCCTATCGTGCTGGCACCGGACGCAACGGTGTCCGATGCGCAGATGGATAAGCTCAACGGTGGTAAGGGCAACTACGACGGCGCAACGCTGAAGATTACGCTGGGCGACGGTAAAACGGCGCTGGATAAGCTGGGCTTCAGTGCCGAAAACGGGCTGACGCTATCCGGCGATACGCTTCAGAAAGACGGCGTCACCATTGGTCAGGTCAGTAATCAGGATGGTGTGCTGACGATTCGCTTCAATGCGAATGCAGGCACGATCCCGACCACGGAAGATGTGCAAAATACGCTGCGCCAGATTACCTACGCCAGCGACAGCCGTACGCCAGCCGCGCAGGTGGCGGTGACGGTGACGCTGTCCGATCGCTATCTGGATTCTCAGGTCACAACCTTGTTGGTGGCGATTACCGCTATCAATGACACGCCTGTTGTGGCGAACGATCCGGTACTTTCTGCCGATGAACTGCGTCTGGTGAATACATACACCGCAATTAGCGGGTTGGGCACGGTGACGGCTGCGGCCCGTACGACAGACGGGCTGGCGCTGTATGTCAGCGATGATAAAGGCGCGATTGCCTTATTCCAGCGTGATGCGAACAGCGGCGAATTAACCTATGTGCGTACCTTCGCCGCCGCAGAGGGTGTGACAGGAATAAGCCAGCTACAGGTTTCCGCCGAGGGTAATAGCGTGTATGCGCTGCGTGCCGACGGCAACGCGATTGTCTGGTTTAGCCGTGATGCGAACGGCGAGTTGACCCATAAGGTCACGATAGCAAGCGATTATAATATTGATAATGGTAATCTGAATAATATCAAGGGGATTGCGCTGTCTGATGATGGGAAGAATCTTTATCTCATCAATAGCTACAGCGACCAGCTAGCCTATTTCAGCCGTGACACCGCAACAGGGGCGTTAACCTATGTTGAGGCGCTGGGCGGCGATATGAATAATCCGCCTTATCTGTGGGCCCCGACCAGTATTCTCAGCCGCGGCAACCTGTTGTTTGTCACCACGGCAATCAACGACACCTCGGCGGTGATTGTTTATCAGCGCGACGACAGCGGCAAACTGACGCCGTTGGGACATGTCCGCGACTTTACCGATGCCGCAGGCAACACCGTAGCGCTTTCAGGGCTGGAGCAGCTCACGGTTAGCGCCGATGGTCGTAGCATCTTTGTCGCCAGCGCGGGGCAGATCGATGCCTTCACGCTGGATACTGTTACGGGCACCTTCACACATATCGCTCGCGTCGCGGCAGAAGGCACGGTGAGCGATATCGCCCTCTCTGCGGATGCGCGGGTGCTGTACGTCACGCAAAGCGACGGTGCACTCACTCGCTATGTGTTGAACGGTCAGACACTGACAAAACTCGATACGCTGAAAAACGCGGATACGGGCTTCGCTCATCTGCTGCCGGTTGACGGCGGGCTGATTACGCTCGGCAACGGCGTGTCGGTGCTGGATGAATCCTCTCGCCTGCCGGTTTATCGCGTCGATGGCCCTGCAATTATCGTTGCTCCGTCTATCGTCCTCAGCGATGCGGAATTGGATGCATTGAACGGCGGGGCGGGAAATTATCAGGGGGCCTCAATCACGCTACAGCGTGGTGATGTGGCTTCAGCCGGCGATCGCTTCGATTTTACTGCGGGCAACGGTTTTACCTTAGCGAATGGCGTCATTAGCAAAGACGGGCAAGCGGTAGCCACATTCACGCAGGCGGACGGCAAGCTCACAGTGGCCTTCACGGCCGCCATTTCCCGTGCGGATGCGACAGCGCTGGCACGCCAGATTAGCTGGGCGACGAGCGCCCCGTTGACGGGAGATTCGGCCTCGCTGACCCTGGTGCTCAATGACGGCGCAGCCGATTCTGCCGCGCAGGCGCTCGGCGTTACGCTGTCGAGAGAGGTAAACCTGCCGCCGGTGGGTCATGCTGATCAGTTCACACCGCCAACGGCACAGGCGGGCACCCACTGGTCTTATACCTTACCAGGTACGCTATTTACCGATCCTGAAAATAATGCGCTGACGTTTACTGTTGATGATGCGCAACTGCCAGAAGGCGTGCGTTTTGATAGTGCAACACGGACGTTCAGCGGCACACCGTCAGCGGCTGGTTTATTCAACCTGACGATTACCGCCACGGACAGCGCAGGCAACGCGACGGCAATGAATGTGGCGCTGACGGTCAATGCTGCTTCAACGCCGGTCGACCCAGGCACACCAGACCCCGGTACACCAACAGAGCCAGTCAATCCTGATAACACTGCAACAGCGGCACCGGTAATTCTGGTGCAGCAGGGCGCAAGCCTGCCTGTTGATTCGAGTGAAAGAGAACGTGAACAGCCGCTGGAGACGATCGTCGCCGATCTGTCTCGCCCGGAAGCGCAGCCGCTACCGAACAACATCGTTACCGAACCTGTGCGTCAGCGCGATGCCAACACCGCACGTCAGTCGGATGCGCCTTGGGTGCTCGATCCTGTCATGTCATCGCTGATGCCAACGCTGGAGCAGGTCAACTTCTCTTCGCGTGCTGAAGCGTCTACACGCGATAACGCCGCGCTGCGTCCGGCTGATTCCAACCTGTTCCTGAGCGCGCGCGGTCAGACAACGGCGCTGGAGTCGGCTTTCAGTAGCGTGCAGGGCGCGTTACAGCCGGATGCCTCCGGCGTGCTCGCCTTTAGCTTGCCGCAGCGTATGTTCAGCGTGCGTGAAGGCAATGCCACGCTGACGCTGCAACTGGCGAACGGGCGTCCGCTGCCTGCGTGGGTGCAGTTCGATGCCCGCAACGGCGTGGTGCGTATTACCGATGCCAGCGCGGTGCAGGTGAATCAGATCCAACTGGCGCTGAAAGCACAGGCCGCAGACGGCACCAGCCGGATCGTACCGATTACGCTGCAAACCGGGCAGGGCGATGGCGCAGAGAGGGCAACTGACCGTGGTGCGATGCAACTGCCTGTCCACTCTGATGCACTCCCTGCAGAAAACCGCGATGCAGAGCGGTTAGCGCCTGCGGGGAAAACCGCCTTTACCGAACAGCTGCGTCAGCATCAGCCTGAACAGGATGCGCTGCTGGCGGCGCTCAGTGAGCTGAGCAGTCTGCGCGCGTAA
- a CDS encoding pilus assembly protein TadG-related protein has protein sequence MKKTLQNRRVKKDATGITLFWRERLSAFIQEEKGAGTAFYALGAMALLVTAAFIVDTSTATGDATQIKRATDAAALAVAHQATINGEEYSQEETNKLAYDYVKNNLGMNKALSDKLEVGDVAVTEGRNSETRKTYTVTVAFETKPSLLNLGARQQEVFSTAEVINRPTEVAFVMPVTGDMSEGDIRSLKSVSRSFVERMLSSADGKRDNLWLSLVPYSQSVSVYDAEDANRIRRWSAPGALNPPELRSLFASGVVSSLADRRFPDRRANLLCMYRGLGREENFFWDEPPVGQFKVYYRHDLPQNGSPGAPPISWRGPNPDFDDTDAVDTRWIVADRGCPNAALMPLTNEESKLNQRIDQFSARFNVNYAIGMSWAGAALSPNMRGSDGWGDATLPLDFNLDGNGDGQKVIVMLANTIGNWFDTDSYNFNRNAFSGQTGSDPARTFAAQRFRDLCSSFRARNIKFYFVGIRPGDPEDFGRNLFDAEATPGLLVCTEGEKRMSFIDGSGFGAEGVEDQLIRRLDRIAGQIETEGGYVRLVE, from the coding sequence ATGAAAAAAACCTTACAGAACAGAAGAGTAAAAAAAGACGCTACCGGAATTACTCTGTTCTGGCGTGAACGCCTGTCTGCCTTTATTCAGGAGGAAAAGGGCGCGGGCACCGCATTCTATGCACTGGGTGCGATGGCGTTATTGGTGACGGCGGCTTTTATCGTGGATACCTCCACGGCAACCGGTGATGCCACGCAGATCAAGCGCGCGACGGATGCTGCTGCGTTGGCCGTCGCGCATCAGGCGACCATTAATGGCGAAGAATACAGCCAGGAAGAGACCAATAAGCTGGCGTATGACTACGTCAAAAATAATCTGGGGATGAATAAGGCCCTGAGTGACAAGCTGGAGGTAGGCGATGTGGCCGTCACGGAAGGGCGCAACAGCGAGACGCGTAAAACCTATACCGTCACCGTCGCCTTCGAAACCAAGCCCAGTTTGCTGAACCTTGGGGCGAGGCAGCAGGAAGTGTTCTCGACCGCCGAAGTTATCAACCGGCCGACCGAAGTTGCCTTTGTCATGCCAGTGACAGGGGATATGAGTGAGGGGGATATCCGTTCGCTGAAAAGCGTTAGTCGTTCGTTTGTCGAACGTATGCTGAGCAGCGCAGACGGCAAACGTGACAACCTGTGGCTATCGCTGGTGCCGTATAGCCAGTCGGTGAGTGTGTACGACGCGGAAGACGCCAACCGCATTCGGCGCTGGTCTGCTCCGGGGGCGTTGAACCCGCCAGAGCTGCGTTCGCTGTTTGCCAGTGGTGTCGTGAGTAGTCTGGCTGACCGCCGCTTCCCGGATCGCCGTGCCAACCTGCTGTGCATGTATCGCGGGCTGGGGCGGGAAGAAAATTTCTTTTGGGATGAACCCCCCGTTGGCCAATTCAAGGTCTATTACCGCCACGATTTGCCACAAAACGGCAGCCCCGGAGCACCACCGATCAGCTGGCGCGGCCCGAATCCCGATTTCGACGATACCGATGCAGTGGATACCCGTTGGATCGTAGCGGACAGAGGGTGCCCGAATGCCGCGCTGATGCCGCTGACCAATGAAGAAAGCAAACTGAATCAGCGTATCGATCAGTTCTCTGCCCGTTTCAACGTGAACTATGCCATTGGCATGTCATGGGCAGGTGCGGCGCTGTCGCCCAACATGCGCGGTTCAGACGGCTGGGGTGATGCCACGCTGCCGCTGGATTTCAATCTGGACGGCAACGGTGACGGGCAAAAGGTGATCGTGATGCTGGCTAACACGATTGGTAACTGGTTCGACACCGATAGCTACAACTTCAACCGCAATGCATTCAGTGGTCAAACCGGCTCGGATCCCGCCCGTACCTTTGCCGCGCAGCGCTTCCGCGATCTGTGTTCCAGCTTCCGCGCGCGCAACATCAAATTCTATTTTGTCGGCATTCGCCCCGGCGACCCAGAGGATTTTGGCCGCAACCTGTTCGACGCCGAAGCGACGCCAGGCCTGCTGGTTTGCACCGAGGGTGAGAAACGCATGAGTTTTATCGATGGTTCAGGCTTCGGTGCAGAGGGCGTTGAGGATCAATTGATTAGGCGGTTGGATCGTATTGCCGGCCAGATCGAAACCGAGGGCGGCTATGTTCGGCTGGTTGAATGA